In a genomic window of Bacillota bacterium:
- a CDS encoding helicase, which produces MFTINDGMIEKLAASRQVYHRGLSYFRGGRVVRFNFSEEALCASAIVLGTEEYETGACFSPEGQVIQAQCECPAYYQYGGACKHIVALVKTCQHKFTRATGPNAARRRQHNTLAEGILQHFESSAQAPERIPVNLEVTFEIYYQTIYYKREMVSAISLRMGEDRLYVVKSVRKLLEAIDTGQTLVFGKGFEYSIYNHAFQPQDQPVIELLRELYETENSITESPWNSGAQNGQGTFFKGKQAFLTKSALKKLFSVCASGQLNLSIFGEKYENVEVVEEDLPVTFTVDNKDGNLLLKWEALGLVPLVKTGEYFFYEGKIYHISERQKRCLVPLLIAFNQSSNSIQFTDEQKERFVVDVLPVIKESGRVEISPSLQESLYEPGLEVELYLDREGDAITARVDFLYGEIKFNPFTGRPDSGLQGKTLVRDVETERAVLNLVEQAEFKNLNGKLHLDEDEKIYNFVHQILPRLQEWSNIYYSEGFRGLKVRNAAGFSGGVRLSEDSDMLEFSFQLGDIDMAELGDVFSSLREKKKYHRLKDGSFLPLDASDPSLAQAVDMIDTLNISERDLKKETVHIPKYRALYLDQCINNHDLDVERNQGFNKLIQNITHPRDTDFKVPENFEGVLRDYQTIGFKWLKTLAMYGLGGILADDMGLGKTIQTLAFILSERERVTAPALVVAPTSVVYNWQDEARKFAPELTTVVVAGNPKDREDQLKEARHAHLVITSYSLIRRDAEQYEDINFSYCLLDEAQHIKNPGSLGSRAVKTIKARGYFALTGTPLENSLSELWSIFDFVMRGYLLSRQKFIKKYERPITKDQDRAAMDELQKQIAPFILRRMKKDVLKELPPKTESRMLTDLTQEQKKVYLSYLHRIKGEINAAIAEKGFERSQIKILSALTRLRQICCHPGTFLENYQGDSGKLLSLKEMVQDALAGGHRILLFSQFTSMLAIIRNHLDKEGVSYFYLDGSTKTEERGRLVREFNEGAGDIFLISLKAGGTGLNLTGADMVIHYDPWWNPAVEEQAADRAYRIGQENPVQVINLITRGTIEEKIFELQQKKRAMIDSVIKPGQTMLSRMTEQELREIFKA; this is translated from the coding sequence ATGTTCACTATAAACGATGGCATGATAGAAAAGTTGGCCGCCAGCAGGCAGGTCTATCATAGGGGATTATCCTATTTCCGCGGGGGACGGGTGGTTAGGTTTAATTTTAGTGAGGAAGCGCTTTGTGCTTCGGCCATAGTTCTGGGCACTGAAGAATACGAAACTGGAGCATGCTTTTCCCCGGAAGGACAAGTTATACAAGCCCAATGTGAGTGCCCCGCCTATTACCAGTATGGCGGAGCCTGCAAGCACATCGTCGCCCTTGTAAAAACCTGCCAACACAAGTTCACCCGGGCTACCGGGCCAAATGCAGCACGGCGGCGCCAACACAACACCCTTGCCGAGGGCATACTGCAGCACTTCGAGTCTAGTGCTCAAGCCCCGGAAAGGATTCCGGTGAATTTGGAAGTGACCTTTGAAATTTATTATCAAACTATATATTACAAGCGGGAAATGGTCAGTGCCATTTCCCTGCGTATGGGTGAGGACAGGCTTTACGTGGTAAAAAGTGTAAGGAAGCTCTTAGAAGCTATCGACACCGGGCAAACCCTTGTTTTCGGTAAAGGATTTGAGTATTCCATTTATAACCATGCATTTCAGCCCCAGGACCAGCCGGTAATCGAATTATTGCGGGAATTATACGAAACGGAGAATAGTATCACCGAATCCCCATGGAACTCTGGTGCGCAAAATGGACAGGGAACATTTTTTAAGGGCAAGCAAGCCTTTCTAACTAAATCCGCACTGAAGAAATTGTTTTCTGTTTGCGCCTCCGGGCAGCTAAATTTAAGCATATTTGGTGAGAAATATGAAAACGTGGAAGTTGTGGAGGAAGACCTGCCCGTTACTTTTACCGTGGATAATAAGGACGGCAACCTTCTGCTTAAGTGGGAGGCGCTGGGGTTGGTTCCACTGGTTAAGACGGGAGAGTATTTCTTTTATGAAGGTAAAATATACCATATTTCGGAACGTCAAAAAAGGTGTTTAGTGCCGCTTTTAATCGCCTTTAACCAATCTTCCAATAGTATTCAGTTCACAGATGAGCAAAAGGAACGCTTCGTGGTGGATGTTTTGCCGGTCATCAAAGAGTCGGGGCGGGTGGAAATCTCCCCCTCTTTGCAGGAAAGTCTTTATGAGCCCGGCTTGGAGGTTGAGCTATACCTGGACCGGGAGGGGGATGCCATTACGGCCAGGGTGGACTTCCTGTACGGCGAAATAAAGTTTAATCCCTTTACCGGCCGCCCGGATAGCGGACTGCAGGGTAAAACACTAGTGCGTGATGTAGAAACCGAGCGGGCGGTTTTAAACCTGGTGGAGCAGGCTGAATTCAAGAATTTAAATGGTAAGCTGCACCTGGATGAGGACGAAAAAATCTATAATTTTGTGCATCAAATTCTACCCAGGTTACAGGAATGGAGCAACATCTACTACTCGGAAGGCTTTCGCGGCCTCAAGGTTAGAAATGCAGCCGGTTTTTCCGGCGGAGTTCGCCTCAGCGAGGACAGCGACATGCTGGAATTCTCCTTCCAGCTGGGGGATATTGACATGGCAGAGCTGGGCGATGTTTTTAGCTCCCTGCGGGAAAAGAAAAAGTATCACCGCCTTAAAGATGGCTCATTTTTACCCCTAGATGCCTCTGATCCGTCCCTGGCACAAGCCGTGGACATGATCGATACCCTAAACATTTCAGAGCGGGACCTAAAAAAAGAAACTGTACATATTCCCAAATACCGGGCCCTATACCTGGACCAGTGTATAAATAACCACGATCTGGACGTAGAAAGAAACCAGGGTTTTAACAAGCTGATACAGAACATCACCCACCCCCGGGATACCGACTTTAAAGTACCGGAAAACTTTGAGGGGGTACTGCGCGATTACCAGACGATAGGGTTCAAATGGCTAAAAACACTGGCCATGTATGGTTTGGGAGGCATTTTGGCTGACGATATGGGGCTGGGGAAGACCATCCAGACCCTTGCCTTTATCCTTTCCGAGCGGGAGAGGGTGACAGCACCCGCGCTGGTGGTAGCGCCCACTTCCGTGGTCTACAACTGGCAAGATGAAGCCCGTAAATTCGCCCCTGAATTAACGACAGTAGTAGTAGCGGGAAACCCCAAAGATCGCGAGGACCAGCTTAAAGAGGCCCGGCATGCCCATCTTGTCATCACTTCCTACTCCCTCATCCGGCGCGATGCGGAGCAATATGAAGATATAAATTTTAGCTATTGCTTGTTAGATGAGGCCCAGCACATTAAAAACCCGGGATCATTGGGCTCCCGGGCCGTTAAAACCATTAAGGCACGAGGCTATTTTGCCCTTACCGGCACCCCCTTGGAAAACAGTTTATCCGAGTTGTGGTCCATCTTCGATTTTGTAATGCGCGGCTACTTGTTATCTCGCCAAAAATTTATTAAAAAGTACGAGCGCCCGATTACCAAAGACCAGGACCGGGCGGCCATGGATGAGCTGCAAAAGCAAATTGCCCCCTTTATTTTGCGCCGGATGAAAAAAGACGTACTTAAGGAACTGCCGCCCAAAACCGAAAGCAGGATGCTCACTGATCTGACCCAGGAGCAGAAAAAAGTATACCTTAGCTATCTACACCGGATAAAGGGCGAGATTAATGCGGCCATCGCGGAAAAAGGCTTTGAAAGGAGCCAGATCAAGATATTGTCGGCCCTAACAAGGCTCCGCCAAATCTGCTGCCACCCGGGAACTTTCCTGGAAAATTACCAGGGTGACAGCGGCAAACTGCTGAGCTTAAAGGAAATGGTGCAGGACGCACTGGCCGGAGGACACCGCATCTTACTTTTCTCCCAATTTACTAGCATGTTGGCAATCATCCGTAATCATCTGGATAAAGAGGGAGTATCATATTTTTACCTGGATGGCTCCACAAAAACCGAAGAAAGAGGGCGGTTGGTGCGGGAGTTTAACGAGGGAGCAGGCGACATCTTTTTGATTTCTTTGAAGGCTGGTGGCACCGGCCTCAACTTAACGGGGGCAGATATGGTCATCCATTACGACCCGTGGTGGAATCCCGCTGTGGAAGAGCAGGCAGCAGACCGCGCCTACCGCATCGGCCAGGAAAACCCGGTGCAGGTAATAAACCTCATCACCCGGGGCACTATCGAAGAAAAAATATTCGAGCTGCAGCAAAAGAAAAGGGCCATGATCGACTCTGTGATTAAGCCAGGACAGACCATGCTCTCCCGGATGACCGAGCAGGAATTGAGAGAAATCTTTAAAGCGTGA
- a CDS encoding glutathione-dependent formaldehyde dehydrogenase: MKALTYQGVKDIKCKEVNDPKIEKKDDAVVKVTATAICGSDLHLVHGLVPNMPKNFILGHETMGVIEEVGPSVNDFKKGDRVIVPFPVACGHCWYCGHDLFSLCDNSNPHGETGGILGYSETFGGYAGGQAEYLRVPYANVGPLKVPEELADEQVLFLTDILPTAYWGNLIGGVKKGSTVTVLGCGPVGLLAQKFAWALGAERVIAVDYINYRLEHAKKYNNVEVINFEEHENTGRYIKEITKGGTDVIIDCVGMDGKKSVIEFIETALLLQGGTMSAITIASQAVRKGGTVALVGVYGLRYNQFPLGDFFSRGITLKMGQCPATAYVEHLLEWIKTGKIDATDIITHRLHLEQGEKGYQFFDQKQDNCIKVVLYP, translated from the coding sequence ATGAAAGCCTTAACATACCAGGGAGTCAAGGATATTAAATGTAAGGAAGTGAACGATCCTAAAATCGAAAAAAAAGATGATGCAGTGGTGAAGGTAACGGCAACAGCAATTTGCGGCTCAGATCTACACCTTGTTCACGGGCTTGTCCCGAATATGCCAAAAAATTTTATCCTCGGTCATGAAACAATGGGTGTAATAGAGGAAGTAGGGCCTAGTGTAAATGACTTTAAAAAGGGCGACCGTGTAATAGTACCTTTCCCGGTGGCCTGTGGACATTGCTGGTATTGTGGACACGACCTCTTTAGTTTATGTGATAATTCCAACCCCCATGGTGAAACAGGGGGCATTTTAGGTTACAGTGAGACCTTTGGCGGGTATGCCGGTGGACAAGCAGAGTACTTGCGCGTCCCTTATGCCAATGTTGGACCTTTAAAAGTGCCCGAAGAACTGGCTGACGAACAGGTTTTATTTCTAACAGATATATTGCCTACAGCTTACTGGGGTAATCTAATCGGTGGCGTAAAGAAAGGATCTACGGTAACGGTATTAGGGTGCGGCCCGGTGGGTTTGCTGGCGCAAAAATTTGCCTGGGCCTTAGGTGCAGAGCGCGTTATCGCCGTTGACTATATTAATTACAGGCTTGAGCATGCCAAAAAATATAATAATGTAGAAGTGATCAACTTTGAGGAACATGAAAATACGGGTAGATACATAAAGGAAATTACCAAAGGTGGCACCGATGTAATTATAGACTGCGTTGGCATGGATGGCAAGAAAAGTGTCATAGAGTTTATTGAAACTGCTCTTCTTTTACAAGGTGGTACCATGTCAGCGATAACCATAGCCTCACAGGCGGTAAGAAAAGGGGGTACTGTGGCCCTGGTTGGTGTTTATGGTTTAAGATATAACCAGTTTCCTTTGGGGGATTTTTTTAGCCGGGGCATAACCTTAAAGATGGGCCAATGTCCTGCCACTGCTTATGTAGAACATCTTTTGGAATGGATTAAAACGGGAAAGATAGATGCCACAGATATTATTACCCACCGTCTCCATTTGGAGCAAGGTGAAAAGGGTTACCAATTTTTTGATCAAAAACAAGACAATTGTATCAAAGTAGTTTTGTATCCCTGA
- a CDS encoding spore coat protein, whose product MRLSAHEVHDLNELTMSCVNSITNMACFINQAQDPPLKDLLQRHFPLHIQDYNIKVELLQKTGVSTQHLSVPPIQQMNMNQNQLTNTIQPVTPRTDVQQFDDREIATAYLLTLKRAGREYAWAAMESSNPETRSFLENAFQMCSHHAFETWQYMVQRGYYPVEPAHQTSLDLYGQAYQQVPHQQATYQQPPQYQMGLM is encoded by the coding sequence ATGAGATTGTCAGCGCATGAAGTGCACGATTTAAATGAATTAACAATGAGTTGTGTAAACTCCATCACTAACATGGCCTGTTTTATAAACCAGGCACAGGACCCGCCGCTTAAAGATTTACTTCAAAGACATTTTCCTCTTCACATACAGGATTACAACATCAAAGTAGAGTTATTGCAAAAAACGGGGGTATCCACTCAACACCTTTCTGTACCTCCTATACAGCAAATGAACATGAATCAAAATCAACTTACCAATACTATTCAGCCGGTAACGCCAAGAACAGATGTTCAGCAATTTGATGATCGGGAGATTGCCACTGCCTATTTATTAACCCTTAAACGGGCCGGTCGTGAATACGCCTGGGCCGCAATGGAAAGTTCCAACCCGGAAACACGGTCCTTCCTGGAAAATGCATTTCAAATGTGTTCCCACCATGCCTTCGAAACATGGCAGTATATGGTGCAAAGAGGGTATTATCCTGTTGAGCCGGCACATCAAACAAGCTTAGATTTATATGGACAGGCTTATCAGCAAGTACCTCATCAGCAAGCAACTTATCAGCAACCCCCACAATATCAGATGGGTTTAATGTAA
- a CDS encoding ABC-F family ATP-binding cassette domain-containing protein, translating to MNLLTAENISKSYSEKPLLEKINLGINEGDKIGLIGINGTGKSTLLKIIAGVEKADQGEVIKGNSVRIEHLPQNPDFDPEATVLEQVFKGSSKIMGLIREYEEAVHNQATSSDKITKLAQEMDLMDAWHVESEARSVLTKLGCTDFSAKIGALSGGQKKKIALAAALVNPSELLILDEPTNHLDNATIDWLEQYLNKRKGALLMITHDRYFLDRVANHIVELDGGNLFLYKGNYSYFLEKKLEREEIAEVNKQKRQRLLRKELAWIKKGAKARTTKQKARIDRFNKLSENAVDETGEKLDISVASSRLGKKIIELHQISKAFDNGRVIDNFSFILPRDDRVGIVGPNGIGKSTLLNIMYGKIQPDSGKVEVGETVKIGLYSQEIQHMDGSLRVIEYVKETAEFLNTAEGHRISASQMLERFLFSPALQWSPIEKLSGGEKRRLNLLKVLMEAPNVLLLDEPTNDLDIETLTVLEDYLEEFKGAVIAVSHDRYFLDRMAEKILSFEGSGHIVQYMGNYSSFKEKSSSQRQNEVKKDVNKNPSVQGKTESKTNSKTAPGRKKEKPLKFTYKEQKEFEDIDHVIVEIEDQIKSIKAKIDEALDDYVLLQQLCTEKEDLEKQLSEKMERWVYLNELAEKIAAGKR from the coding sequence ATGAATTTGTTAACTGCTGAGAATATTTCTAAAAGCTATAGTGAAAAACCACTGCTTGAAAAAATAAATTTGGGAATAAATGAAGGGGACAAAATTGGATTAATCGGTATTAACGGCACAGGCAAGTCTACATTACTAAAAATAATCGCCGGTGTGGAAAAAGCAGATCAAGGTGAAGTAATCAAGGGGAATTCAGTCAGGATAGAACACCTTCCCCAGAACCCCGATTTCGATCCTGAGGCTACGGTACTGGAGCAAGTCTTTAAAGGGAGTTCCAAAATTATGGGGCTCATCAGGGAGTATGAGGAAGCGGTTCATAACCAGGCAACTTCCAGTGATAAAATAACAAAACTTGCACAAGAAATGGATCTAATGGATGCATGGCACGTAGAAAGCGAAGCAAGGTCAGTGCTGACCAAGTTAGGCTGTACCGACTTTAGTGCCAAGATAGGTGCCCTTTCCGGGGGGCAGAAAAAGAAAATAGCTTTGGCAGCGGCACTTGTGAACCCTTCAGAGTTACTCATTTTAGATGAGCCGACAAACCACCTGGACAATGCTACCATCGACTGGCTGGAACAATATCTGAATAAGCGAAAAGGTGCCCTCTTAATGATCACCCATGACAGGTACTTTTTAGACAGGGTGGCAAATCATATTGTTGAGCTGGATGGTGGAAATCTCTTTTTATACAAAGGCAACTATAGTTATTTTCTGGAGAAAAAACTGGAGCGCGAGGAGATAGCAGAAGTTAATAAGCAGAAAAGACAGAGGTTACTAAGGAAAGAGCTGGCCTGGATTAAAAAAGGTGCCAAGGCAAGAACCACCAAGCAGAAGGCTAGAATAGACCGTTTTAACAAGTTAAGTGAAAATGCCGTGGATGAAACAGGTGAAAAGCTGGACATTTCCGTTGCGTCCAGCCGTTTAGGTAAAAAAATTATAGAGCTGCATCAGATAAGTAAAGCCTTTGATAATGGCAGGGTAATAGATAATTTTAGTTTTATATTGCCGCGTGATGATAGGGTCGGCATAGTAGGGCCAAACGGAATTGGCAAATCAACGCTTTTAAATATAATGTACGGTAAGATTCAACCAGACAGTGGAAAGGTAGAAGTAGGAGAAACGGTAAAGATTGGGCTATACTCGCAGGAAATACAGCATATGGATGGTAGTCTAAGAGTTATAGAGTATGTAAAAGAAACAGCAGAATTTTTAAACACAGCAGAAGGACACAGAATTAGCGCATCACAAATGCTGGAGAGGTTTTTATTTTCTCCGGCACTACAGTGGTCTCCCATAGAGAAGCTTTCCGGGGGAGAAAAAAGAAGGTTAAATCTTCTTAAAGTACTTATGGAAGCACCTAATGTATTGCTTTTAGACGAACCAACTAATGATCTCGATATAGAAACATTGACAGTTTTAGAGGATTATCTGGAGGAATTTAAGGGGGCTGTTATTGCTGTTTCCCATGATCGATACTTTTTAGATAGAATGGCGGAAAAGATATTATCCTTTGAGGGAAGTGGCCATATTGTGCAGTATATGGGCAATTACTCCAGTTTTAAAGAAAAGAGTAGTAGCCAGCGCCAAAACGAAGTTAAAAAAGATGTTAATAAAAATCCTTCTGTACAGGGTAAAACAGAAAGTAAAACAAATAGTAAAACTGCCCCGGGCAGAAAAAAGGAAAAGCCATTAAAGTTTACTTATAAAGAACAAAAGGAATTTGAAGACATAGACCATGTTATTGTAGAAATAGAAGACCAAATTAAAAGTATAAAGGCCAAGATTGATGAGGCATTGGACGACTATGTTCTTCTACAGCAATTATGCACTGAAAAGGAAGATCTGGAAAAACAGCTAAGTGAGAAGATGGAAAGATGGGTTTATTTAAACGAGTTAGCTGAAAAAATTGCCGCAGGAAAGAGATAA
- a CDS encoding TIGR02679 family protein: MNLDNQTASILDNAVQFFKSEAGFHRLLNAFIKRYQSLGRIGGSVRLANPSYQEKEAISRLLRKDLSSNKSITVKLSNFEQELENTKFAGILLKDLLDGYAGYEIFTKTEMQKRYEEEKNNFLQHLAGICSQSYCRQWLEHIQTKGAGTRGIHQAYDDDPQILEDRLKNVLKALSCLPSPGTEKDPSQFQRLPVFANGVTGDPHGLDLDTAQGRFFIAALQFIRSQQNDSYLVGSSPAAEEINELLGYFGIIRDDLLNFVTCAGILAFDASGALQKMWNNAWQSGAVMNVPLRELVKSNNFIPGISCTAPEKQKVIFVVENSGVFSEVADCFTDSLLPPLVCTHGQAKLATLLLLDRLAANGTTIFYSGDFDPEGLQMAQRMARRYGENLKLWRYDAGDYEDSMSEVVLSPERLKKLNGINLPGIIKVKDRINSTHRAGYQEYLVPKLVEDIRKHM, from the coding sequence ATTAACTTGGATAATCAAACTGCCTCTATATTAGACAATGCTGTGCAATTCTTTAAAAGCGAAGCCGGTTTTCACCGGCTTTTAAATGCTTTCATCAAAAGATATCAAAGTCTAGGCCGGATTGGCGGCAGTGTACGGCTTGCCAACCCTTCCTACCAAGAGAAAGAGGCCATATCCAGGCTTTTACGCAAGGATTTAAGTAGCAATAAATCTATCACCGTCAAATTATCAAATTTTGAGCAAGAACTAGAAAATACAAAGTTCGCCGGGATCTTATTAAAAGATTTGCTGGATGGGTATGCCGGTTATGAAATATTCACCAAAACGGAGATGCAGAAACGCTACGAAGAAGAGAAAAACAATTTTTTACAACACTTGGCTGGTATTTGTTCCCAATCATACTGCCGGCAATGGCTGGAACATATCCAAACCAAAGGTGCCGGAACCCGTGGTATTCACCAGGCTTACGATGACGATCCCCAAATCCTAGAGGACCGGCTAAAAAACGTATTAAAAGCTCTTTCCTGCCTGCCGTCGCCTGGTACGGAAAAAGATCCCAGCCAGTTTCAAAGGCTACCGGTATTTGCCAATGGCGTAACCGGTGACCCGCACGGGCTCGACCTGGATACAGCCCAGGGGAGGTTTTTTATTGCTGCGCTACAGTTTATTCGCAGTCAACAAAATGATAGTTACCTGGTAGGCTCTTCCCCGGCAGCGGAAGAGATAAATGAACTTTTAGGTTACTTCGGTATTATCCGGGATGACCTCTTAAATTTTGTCACCTGTGCCGGCATTTTGGCCTTTGATGCTTCCGGCGCTCTCCAAAAAATGTGGAATAATGCCTGGCAGAGCGGAGCGGTAATGAATGTACCGCTAAGAGAGCTGGTAAAGTCAAATAATTTTATTCCCGGCATCTCCTGCACCGCTCCGGAAAAGCAAAAGGTCATTTTTGTAGTTGAAAACTCAGGGGTATTTTCGGAAGTGGCGGACTGTTTCACTGACAGTTTACTTCCGCCATTGGTATGTACCCACGGCCAGGCTAAATTAGCGACACTATTACTGCTGGACCGTTTAGCAGCAAACGGTACCACTATTTTTTATTCCGGGGACTTTGACCCCGAGGGGCTGCAAATGGCCCAGCGCATGGCCAGGCGTTACGGAGAAAATTTAAAGCTTTGGCGATATGACGCAGGTGACTACGAGGACAGCATGTCAGAGGTGGTACTTTCCCCGGAAAGGTTAAAAAAACTTAACGGTATTAACCTTCCCGGTATTATAAAGGTGAAAGATAGAATTAATTCCACACACCGGGCCGGATACCAGGAGTACCTGGTACCCAAACTTGTCGAGGACATTAGAAAACATATGTAA
- a CDS encoding DUF2512 family protein, translating into MFKGDVYMGHLKTFSMKAITNVLPVFLILTFVAEVNWVNSLIISLILTALAYLIGDIYILPKTGNLLATIADGGLALLLLWSLRYFTMIRISNSSILYIVIAVILVEGILYHPYLKRLVSIDSLGPVFGKRK; encoded by the coding sequence ATGTTTAAAGGAGATGTTTATATGGGGCATTTGAAGACATTTTCCATGAAAGCTATTACAAATGTATTACCGGTCTTTCTAATATTAACTTTTGTTGCCGAAGTTAATTGGGTTAACTCACTCATTATCTCTTTAATACTAACGGCCTTGGCTTATTTAATTGGGGACATTTACATTTTGCCCAAAACTGGTAACCTCCTGGCTACAATAGCAGACGGTGGTTTGGCATTACTGCTTTTATGGAGTTTAAGGTATTTTACAATGATCAGAATTAGTAATTCAAGTATCTTATATATTGTCATAGCCGTAATACTTGTTGAAGGCATTCTTTATCATCCTTATTTGAAAAGGTTGGTCAGCATTGATTCGTTGGGTCCTGTTTTTGGAAAAAGAAAATAA